One Corynebacterium tuberculostearicum DNA window includes the following coding sequences:
- a CDS encoding YceD family protein has protein sequence MTSPLKFDVGELLNAQGADALPEQRTQTGPAPERIGVEMIAIPKGEELTVDATLTPLGAGVLVDANVSGRLTGECSRCLKELHPQLDLHVTQVFAADDSFVSGDDPAADDEGSGDEIPEIEDDELDLLQAVIDEAGLNLPFAPVCEDGCEIDTPEGVTTGISGEEEEDKVDPRWAGLEKFL, from the coding sequence ATGACATCACCATTGAAGTTCGATGTGGGCGAATTGTTGAACGCCCAAGGCGCTGACGCACTGCCGGAGCAACGCACCCAGACCGGCCCCGCACCTGAGAGGATCGGCGTCGAGATGATCGCCATTCCGAAGGGCGAGGAGCTCACCGTAGACGCCACCTTAACCCCTCTAGGTGCAGGTGTCTTGGTGGACGCCAACGTATCCGGACGGCTAACCGGGGAATGTTCCCGCTGCTTGAAGGAACTGCACCCGCAGCTGGATCTCCACGTCACGCAGGTCTTTGCCGCCGATGACTCCTTTGTCTCTGGCGATGATCCTGCAGCCGATGATGAAGGTTCCGGAGATGAGATTCCGGAGATCGAGGATGATGAGCTGGACCTTTTGCAGGCCGTGATCGATGAGGCAGGCCTCAACCTTCCCTTCGCGCCGGTGTGTGAGGACGGCTGTGAGATTGACACGCCTGAAGGGGTGACCACCGGTATCTCTGGCGAAGAAGAGGAAGACAAGGTCGATCCCCGCTGGGCTGGTTTGGAGAAGTTCCTATGA
- a CDS encoding acylphosphatase yields MAQERMTAFVHGHVQGVGFRWWTRSRALELGLRGHATNLRDGRVQVVAEGPREKCEELLGLLNEQPSTTRRPGTVDLVVEQWAAPKGESGFIER; encoded by the coding sequence ATGGCACAGGAAAGAATGACCGCTTTTGTCCATGGGCACGTCCAAGGCGTGGGCTTTCGCTGGTGGACGCGCTCCCGTGCCCTTGAGCTCGGCTTGCGTGGGCATGCCACCAATCTGAGAGATGGCCGGGTGCAGGTGGTAGCAGAAGGTCCGCGGGAGAAATGCGAGGAACTGCTGGGACTCCTCAATGAGCAGCCGAGTACCACCCGCCGTCCGGGAACGGTGGATCTGGTTGTCGAACAATGGGCTGCCCCTAAGGGCGAATCTGGCTTCATTGAACGCTAA
- the gdhA gene encoding NADP-specific glutamate dehydrogenase yields the protein MSVDSQISEYYDKLLKRNAGEPEFHQAVSEVLDSLKIVLEKDPQYADYGLVERLCEPERQLIFRVPWIDDNGDIQVNRGFRVQFNSALGPYKGGLRFHPSVNLGIIKFLGFEQIFKNSLTGLPIGGGKGGSDFDPKGKSEVEVMRFCQSFMTELHRHIGEYRDVPAGDIGVGGREIGFLFGQYRRLTTQHESGILTGKGLTWGGSLVRTEATGFGTVYLTNEMMKTHGESFDGAKVIVSGSGNVAIYAAAKAQELGATVVAMSDSSGYITTPNGLDIELLKDVKENRRERISTYAEEAGNGVEFHKGGNIWEVKAEVALPCATQNELDGESAKKLVDGGVRYVAEGANMPSTPEAVHIFQESKINFAPGKAANAGGVATSALEMQQNASRDSWSFEYTDDRLHAIMSNIFKNIDSTAKEYDREGDYVAGANIAGFKKVADAMLAQGVI from the coding sequence ATGTCAGTAGATAGCCAAATCTCTGAGTACTACGACAAATTGCTCAAGCGCAATGCGGGAGAACCAGAATTCCACCAAGCGGTTTCTGAGGTCCTGGATTCGCTGAAAATTGTCCTGGAAAAGGATCCGCAGTACGCGGACTACGGCCTGGTGGAGCGCCTGTGCGAGCCTGAACGCCAGCTCATCTTCCGGGTGCCATGGATCGACGATAATGGCGACATCCAGGTCAACCGCGGCTTCCGCGTTCAGTTCAACTCCGCGCTCGGCCCCTACAAGGGTGGCCTGCGATTCCACCCCTCGGTCAACCTGGGCATCATCAAGTTCCTCGGCTTTGAGCAGATTTTCAAAAACTCCCTGACCGGCCTGCCCATTGGCGGCGGCAAGGGCGGTTCTGACTTTGATCCCAAGGGCAAGTCCGAGGTAGAGGTCATGCGCTTTTGCCAGTCCTTTATGACGGAGCTGCACCGCCATATTGGCGAATACCGCGACGTGCCGGCCGGTGACATCGGCGTCGGCGGCCGCGAGATCGGGTTCCTCTTTGGCCAGTACCGCCGCCTAACCACGCAGCACGAATCCGGCATCCTCACCGGCAAGGGGTTGACCTGGGGTGGCTCCCTGGTTCGTACTGAGGCCACGGGCTTTGGCACGGTCTACCTCACCAATGAGATGATGAAGACGCACGGCGAGTCTTTCGACGGCGCCAAGGTTATCGTCTCCGGTTCTGGCAATGTGGCCATCTACGCCGCAGCCAAGGCCCAAGAACTTGGCGCCACCGTGGTGGCTATGTCTGATTCCTCCGGCTACATCACCACCCCGAATGGCTTGGACATTGAACTGCTCAAGGACGTGAAGGAAAACCGCCGTGAACGTATTTCCACCTACGCCGAAGAGGCTGGAAACGGAGTGGAATTCCACAAAGGCGGAAATATCTGGGAAGTAAAGGCAGAAGTAGCTCTACCATGTGCCACCCAAAATGAGCTCGATGGAGAATCCGCAAAAAAGCTCGTTGACGGCGGCGTGCGCTACGTAGCCGAAGGCGCTAATATGCCGTCTACCCCAGAGGCGGTCCACATCTTCCAAGAATCCAAGATCAACTTCGCGCCGGGCAAGGCCGCCAACGCTGGTGGTGTTGCTACCTCCGCGCTAGAAATGCAGCAAAACGCATCCCGCGACTCCTGGTCCTTTGAGTACACCGATGATCGCCTCCATGCGATCATGTCCAATATCTTTAAAAACATCGATAGCACAGCTAAGGAATATGACCGTGAAGGCGACTACGTTGCCGGCGCGAATATCGCTGGCTTCAAGAAGGTAGCGGACGCCATGCTGGCACAGGGCGTGATTTAG
- the smc gene encoding chromosome segregation protein SMC has translation MHLKSLTLKGFKSFASATSLKFEPGICAVVGPNGSGKSNVVDALAWVMGEGSAKTLRGGKMQDVIFAGAGDRKALGRAEVTLTIDNADGALPIEYSEVSVTRRMFRDGASEYEINGSKARLMDIQELLSDSGIGREMHIIVGQGKLSEILESRPEDRRSYIEEAAGVLKHRRRKEKAQRKLTGMQANLDRLQDLTDELGKQLKPLARQAEAAQRAATVQADLRDARLHLAGDRVVRLRSKFQEAERAAEVLAEQVEEVTAQLEEATGSQLEVEAQLEEVNPKAEAAQKLWFDLSTLSERISATQRIAEERASNAGAQVAYSGQDPDDLEARAARADEEHAELLAAAEEAAERLEAIREEVAERREAFEAAEREHMAQLRAIADRREGVVRLIAAEEKAAGQVTSAEEELARQEETLTSTKQRTQAAQAEADEVADKLQSLAGEREPLEEAHVRAASESGAADKRLEQLRDEQRERERAVYTLRSRIDTLVQTAPEKIEVGEHFQPLAEFITTKYETAVAAALGAFAEAQAGEISAQLIADLEKGTRSALIDVSVAAPATSWRVDATLPAGTSWLLDHIAVVPEVSAALHRLLADVVLVSDVAEAKKLVAEDPRLRAVTESGVVLGEGWVEVGTGASSTVEVSARIAEAEEQLESATQELEELSGTLEGAKIAAEDARVTAASAKAALREHDTEVDAWKRDHQRLLKQYEANKNEHEKAAARATEIEVKLTEARTQLADARDRLARVDADEQPDEPSSVERDEASAALEQVKSMEMEAQVAARSAQDHVGQVAGKGEALRRQAQHERQAKARHEQAMARRKAQGELAGAVAKHSRDLAARATQLLERATSERDDYFAQRTSLNSQLQQVKQHVSAARQQLDRLTNRAHDSEIARSQAQVRVDEAEAKIVEQLGIAISDLLQDYTPGEDFDRGAENARLKQAEKDLNSLGKVNPLALEEYKALEERYSFLSTQLEDVIQARKDLAGVIEDVDAQILQLFTDAWHDVEAEFPKVFQTLFPGGEGRLILTEPEDMLTTGIEVEARPPGKKVKRLSLLSGGEKSLTALAMLVAIFRARPSPFYVMDEVEAALDDVNLRRLIALFEELRKDSQLIVITHQKPTMDVANVLYGVTMRGDGVTRVISQRMNPAGSAPGTEQASEDATRLGVDAPRGDEAGK, from the coding sequence ATGCACCTGAAATCGCTGACGCTGAAAGGCTTCAAATCATTCGCGTCGGCGACGTCTCTGAAATTCGAGCCCGGAATTTGCGCCGTCGTCGGACCGAATGGCTCCGGCAAGTCCAATGTGGTGGACGCCCTGGCCTGGGTTATGGGTGAGGGAAGCGCCAAGACGCTGCGCGGCGGAAAGATGCAGGACGTCATCTTTGCCGGCGCCGGTGATCGCAAAGCGCTGGGGCGCGCCGAGGTCACCCTCACCATCGATAATGCGGACGGTGCGCTGCCAATCGAATACTCGGAAGTGTCGGTCACCCGCCGCATGTTCCGCGATGGCGCCAGCGAATACGAAATCAATGGCTCCAAAGCGCGCCTGATGGATATTCAGGAGCTGCTATCTGATTCCGGTATTGGCCGCGAGATGCACATTATCGTCGGCCAGGGCAAGCTTTCTGAGATCCTGGAATCGCGGCCCGAGGATCGGCGCTCGTATATCGAAGAGGCCGCGGGTGTGCTTAAGCACCGCCGCCGCAAGGAAAAAGCGCAGCGCAAGCTTACCGGCATGCAGGCCAATTTGGATCGCCTGCAGGACCTTACTGATGAGTTGGGCAAGCAGCTCAAGCCTTTGGCCCGCCAGGCTGAGGCCGCGCAGCGCGCCGCCACTGTGCAGGCTGATCTGCGCGACGCCCGCCTGCACTTGGCAGGCGATAGGGTGGTGCGCCTGCGCAGCAAGTTTCAGGAGGCCGAGCGCGCGGCCGAGGTTTTGGCCGAGCAAGTAGAAGAAGTTACCGCGCAGCTGGAAGAAGCAACGGGTTCTCAGTTAGAAGTGGAAGCCCAACTGGAAGAGGTAAACCCCAAGGCGGAGGCGGCTCAAAAGCTGTGGTTCGACCTGTCCACGCTGTCCGAGCGCATTTCCGCCACCCAGCGCATCGCGGAGGAACGAGCGTCCAATGCCGGCGCACAGGTGGCCTATTCTGGCCAGGACCCGGATGACCTAGAGGCACGGGCTGCCCGCGCGGACGAAGAACATGCAGAGCTTCTCGCCGCGGCGGAGGAAGCTGCGGAACGCTTGGAGGCTATCCGCGAAGAGGTAGCAGAGCGCCGTGAAGCATTCGAGGCCGCTGAGCGCGAGCACATGGCGCAGCTGCGTGCCATTGCGGATAGGCGCGAGGGCGTCGTTCGCCTCATCGCCGCAGAGGAAAAGGCGGCAGGCCAGGTTACTTCGGCAGAAGAGGAGCTGGCGCGGCAAGAGGAGACCCTGACTTCTACCAAGCAGCGCACCCAAGCTGCCCAGGCGGAGGCCGATGAGGTAGCGGATAAGCTGCAGTCTTTGGCCGGCGAGCGTGAGCCGCTCGAGGAAGCCCATGTGCGGGCGGCCAGTGAATCGGGCGCGGCCGATAAGCGTTTGGAGCAGCTTCGCGATGAGCAGCGCGAGCGTGAGCGCGCTGTCTATACCTTGCGTTCCCGCATCGATACCTTGGTCCAGACCGCACCGGAAAAGATTGAGGTAGGCGAGCATTTCCAACCGTTGGCCGAGTTCATTACCACCAAGTACGAGACCGCGGTAGCTGCCGCGTTGGGTGCTTTTGCAGAGGCCCAGGCCGGCGAGATTTCTGCCCAGCTAATTGCAGATTTAGAAAAGGGCACGCGCTCCGCGCTTATCGACGTCTCCGTGGCCGCCCCCGCCACCTCTTGGCGCGTGGATGCGACTTTGCCCGCAGGCACCTCGTGGCTGCTCGACCACATTGCAGTGGTTCCAGAGGTATCTGCCGCGCTGCACCGCCTCCTTGCGGATGTCGTGCTCGTCTCCGATGTCGCGGAGGCGAAAAAGCTGGTGGCAGAGGACCCCCGCCTGCGTGCCGTCACCGAATCCGGCGTGGTGCTGGGTGAAGGTTGGGTAGAAGTAGGCACCGGTGCCTCATCCACCGTCGAGGTTTCCGCCCGCATCGCGGAGGCAGAGGAGCAGCTGGAATCCGCCACGCAGGAGCTGGAAGAACTATCCGGCACGCTCGAGGGCGCGAAGATCGCGGCGGAGGATGCCCGCGTGACTGCAGCCTCGGCGAAGGCTGCCTTGCGCGAGCATGATACTGAAGTCGATGCGTGGAAGCGCGATCATCAGCGCCTGCTCAAGCAGTACGAGGCCAATAAGAACGAGCACGAGAAGGCCGCAGCGCGGGCGACCGAGATCGAGGTAAAGCTCACTGAGGCCCGCACGCAGCTTGCCGACGCCCGCGATAGGCTCGCCCGCGTCGATGCGGACGAGCAGCCCGACGAGCCCTCTTCGGTGGAGCGCGACGAGGCCTCCGCAGCATTAGAGCAGGTCAAGTCCATGGAAATGGAGGCGCAGGTGGCAGCCCGCTCGGCCCAAGACCACGTGGGTCAGGTAGCAGGGAAGGGTGAGGCGTTGCGTCGTCAAGCGCAGCATGAACGCCAAGCCAAGGCCCGCCATGAGCAGGCCATGGCGCGGCGCAAGGCCCAGGGAGAATTGGCCGGTGCGGTAGCCAAGCATTCACGCGATCTGGCCGCGCGCGCTACGCAGCTGCTTGAGCGCGCTACCTCTGAGCGCGATGACTACTTTGCGCAGCGCACCTCCTTAAACTCGCAGCTGCAGCAGGTCAAGCAACACGTCTCGGCCGCGCGGCAGCAGCTGGACCGGCTGACCAACCGCGCCCATGACTCGGAAATTGCTCGCTCCCAGGCGCAGGTGCGTGTGGACGAAGCAGAAGCCAAGATCGTGGAACAGCTGGGCATTGCGATTTCGGATCTCCTGCAGGACTACACTCCAGGCGAAGATTTCGACCGCGGAGCGGAAAACGCGCGCTTGAAGCAAGCAGAAAAGGACCTCAATTCACTAGGCAAGGTCAATCCGCTCGCGCTGGAAGAATACAAGGCTTTGGAGGAGCGCTATTCCTTCCTTTCCACTCAGTTAGAGGATGTCATCCAAGCCCGCAAAGATCTGGCGGGCGTTATCGAGGATGTAGACGCGCAGATCTTGCAACTGTTTACAGATGCATGGCACGACGTCGAAGCAGAATTTCCAAAGGTTTTCCAGACCCTTTTCCCCGGTGGCGAGGGGCGCCTTATCCTCACAGAGCCAGAGGACATGCTCACCACCGGCATCGAGGTGGAAGCGCGCCCACCGGGCAAGAAAGTCAAGCGACTGTCCTTGCTATCTGGTGGCGAGAAATCGCTTACTGCGCTTGCCATGCTGGTAGCTATCTTCCGCGCCCGCCCCAGCCCGTTCTATGTCATGGACGAGGTCGAGGCAGCGCTTGATGACGTCAACCTGCGCCGCCTCATTGCCCTCTTTGAGGAGCTGCGTAAAGACTCGCAGCTCATCGTCATTACGCACCAAAAACCGACGATGGATGTCGCCAACGTCCTTTATGGCGTAACCATGCGCGGCGATGGTGTTACTCGCGTGATTTCGCAGCGCATGAATCCCGCAGGCAGCGCTCCTGGAACGGAGCAAGCCAGCGAGGATGCCACTCGCTTGGGCGTAGATGCTCCTCGTGGTGACGAGGCGGGGAAGTAG
- a CDS encoding DivIVA domain-containing protein: MYRVFESLDELVQHLEEAHSLPMTSNCMVPRHEMLALLDDLRNALPVEIDDAQDVLDKQDEILHGAEERADQTINDANAQADDIVGHAREEADATVSHAEQHAAKLVADAEARAQSMVEQARAEADRTIAQANDEYERSVAEGRAEQERMVSESEVVRRADEEAHRIVESAHTESNRLRSECDEFVDGKLSEFETTLNGLLRTVSSDRSALRGGAGVRSRGGDYQPSSRAGGVAGGSRYAEGENYERRYNER; this comes from the coding sequence ATGTACCGTGTCTTTGAGTCCCTAGATGAACTAGTCCAGCACTTGGAAGAGGCCCATAGCCTCCCCATGACCTCTAATTGCATGGTTCCGCGCCATGAAATGCTCGCGCTTCTCGACGACCTCCGTAACGCCCTGCCCGTTGAGATTGATGACGCGCAGGATGTCTTGGATAAGCAGGATGAAATCCTGCACGGCGCCGAAGAGCGCGCGGATCAGACGATCAACGACGCTAATGCGCAGGCCGATGACATCGTGGGCCATGCTCGCGAGGAGGCGGATGCTACGGTGTCCCACGCAGAACAGCATGCCGCCAAGCTAGTGGCTGATGCTGAAGCTCGCGCTCAGTCCATGGTGGAGCAGGCCCGCGCGGAAGCAGACCGCACCATCGCTCAGGCCAATGATGAATATGAGCGTTCCGTGGCAGAAGGCCGTGCCGAGCAAGAGCGTATGGTTTCGGAATCGGAAGTTGTGCGCCGCGCTGATGAGGAAGCACACCGCATCGTGGAGTCCGCCCACACTGAGTCCAACCGTCTGCGCAGTGAATGCGATGAGTTTGTAGACGGCAAGCTAAGCGAATTTGAAACCACCCTCAATGGGCTGCTGCGCACCGTAAGCTCCGACCGCTCTGCACTGCGCGGCGGTGCCGGGGTCCGTTCCCGCGGCGGCGACTACCAGCCCTCGAGTCGTGCCGGCGGTGTTGCGGGCGGCTCCCGCTACGCAGAAGGCGAGAACTACGAGCGTCGCTATAACGAGCGCTAA
- a CDS encoding glycerate kinase: protein MHIVVAPDSFKGTASAPEAASSIAMGVRQALPDATVTTLPMADGGEGTAAVLAQAAAAGGQSAETITLPTTDAIGRLTQASYALAGTTAFIDVAAATGLPAVQDSLDPLHADSYGTGVLIADAETRGATSIVLGLGGTASIDAGMGILTALGAAAHDARGYALPKGGAPLVQLDHIDTAQLNIKAGMLDFTLLADTRATPVQAATMYGPQKGAQGEQVALLAGAMLQACEVTGTDADSAYYGAAGGLPIGLSWLSRTLWDSDEHVRVLSGGTHVAAALGLPEKIASADLVITGEGRFDEQSLTGKAVGTITDLARQAGTPVGIIAGSFEHDTDAYCARLSQEGSLAQQLAAAAGDIVKQL from the coding sequence ATGCATATTGTCGTCGCCCCAGACTCGTTTAAAGGCACCGCCTCCGCGCCCGAGGCCGCATCCAGCATTGCTATGGGAGTGCGCCAAGCGCTTCCCGACGCCACGGTGACCACCCTGCCCATGGCCGATGGCGGCGAAGGCACCGCCGCTGTCCTCGCACAGGCGGCAGCGGCCGGTGGACAATCCGCCGAGACCATTACCCTGCCCACTACCGACGCCATTGGCCGATTGACTCAGGCAAGCTATGCCCTCGCCGGAACCACTGCGTTCATTGACGTCGCCGCTGCCACCGGGCTGCCCGCCGTGCAGGACAGCCTTGATCCGCTCCACGCCGATTCCTATGGCACTGGCGTGCTGATCGCGGACGCAGAAACACGTGGCGCTACCTCGATCGTGCTGGGATTGGGCGGCACCGCCAGCATTGACGCCGGGATGGGCATCCTCACCGCACTCGGCGCCGCCGCGCACGATGCCCGCGGCTATGCCCTGCCCAAGGGCGGCGCTCCCCTCGTTCAGCTCGACCACATCGATACAGCGCAGCTCAATATCAAGGCGGGCATGCTCGACTTCACACTGCTGGCAGATACCCGCGCTACCCCAGTGCAGGCGGCAACCATGTACGGCCCCCAAAAGGGAGCTCAAGGCGAACAAGTAGCGCTGCTGGCCGGCGCCATGCTCCAAGCCTGCGAGGTTACCGGCACCGATGCAGATTCTGCATATTATGGCGCCGCGGGTGGCCTTCCCATTGGCCTGTCCTGGCTCTCGCGCACCCTCTGGGACTCAGACGAACACGTGCGCGTCCTATCCGGCGGCACGCACGTGGCCGCAGCGCTGGGCCTTCCAGAAAAGATCGCTTCGGCCGATCTCGTCATTACCGGCGAGGGCCGCTTTGATGAACAGTCTCTGACCGGCAAGGCAGTCGGAACCATCACGGATCTCGCCCGACAAGCCGGAACTCCCGTGGGCATTATCGCCGGCTCCTTCGAGCATGACACCGACGCCTACTGCGCTCGCCTTAGCCAAGAAGGCTCGTTGGCCCAGCAGCTAGCGGCGGCCGCCGGGGACATCGTCAAGCAGCTCTAA
- a CDS encoding alanine/glycine:cation symporter family protein — protein sequence MDFLENVVTTFNDGVWSWILPWLLIAAGLFFGIRTALVQVRMVPDMFRAVVERPKGEGRDEDEDYGGISAFKAFTISAASRVGTGNVAGVAVAISVGGPGAVFWMWLIAILGGATAFIESTLAQLWKVRDGDGYRGGPAYYMKRGLGWGPLGALFSIAIAFTFGLVYNAFQTNAIADAVSFSFDRDDTMFRSIIGVVIAVVAGLIIFGGVNRIANITQIIVPFMAVAYLLIGGFVVITNFDKVPGMIGDIVGHALGIKEIAGAGLGAAMMKGIQRGLFSNEAGEGSAPNAAATAAVSHPVKQGLVQTLGVYFDTLVVCTITAFIILLGPEIAYGAEAEGVSLTQAALSSEVGEWGIHFVSFILFFLAFSSILGNYYLAESNLEYLTQSKLALIIFRLVVLFFVWFGAVGSLPLVFALADTGAATMVILNIIAIVPLSGVAIKLLKNYNEQRSHGIDPVFHRDMMPELKGVECWDGSDPVTRRSEEDRRVLRDKGHHDRY from the coding sequence ATGGATTTTCTTGAAAATGTCGTAACGACATTTAATGACGGCGTCTGGTCGTGGATTCTGCCCTGGCTGCTCATCGCGGCGGGCCTATTCTTCGGCATCCGTACCGCTTTGGTGCAGGTGCGCATGGTGCCGGATATGTTCCGCGCCGTCGTCGAGCGACCCAAGGGGGAGGGCCGCGATGAGGACGAGGACTATGGCGGCATCTCTGCTTTCAAGGCCTTTACCATCTCGGCCGCCTCCCGCGTTGGCACCGGCAATGTGGCCGGCGTGGCCGTGGCTATTTCCGTGGGCGGCCCAGGTGCTGTCTTTTGGATGTGGCTCATCGCCATCCTTGGTGGTGCAACTGCATTTATCGAGTCCACCCTGGCGCAGCTGTGGAAGGTGCGCGATGGTGATGGATACCGCGGCGGCCCGGCGTACTACATGAAACGCGGCTTGGGCTGGGGCCCGCTTGGCGCGCTTTTCTCCATCGCTATCGCCTTTACCTTTGGTTTGGTCTACAACGCCTTTCAGACCAACGCCATTGCGGATGCGGTGTCTTTCTCCTTTGACCGCGATGACACCATGTTCCGCTCCATCATCGGTGTTGTTATTGCCGTGGTTGCGGGCCTCATCATCTTTGGCGGCGTGAACCGCATTGCCAATATCACCCAGATCATCGTGCCTTTTATGGCGGTGGCCTACCTGCTTATCGGCGGCTTTGTAGTCATCACCAACTTTGACAAGGTGCCGGGAATGATTGGCGATATTGTCGGCCACGCTCTGGGTATTAAGGAAATCGCTGGCGCCGGTCTCGGCGCGGCCATGATGAAGGGCATTCAGCGCGGACTGTTCTCCAACGAAGCTGGTGAGGGCTCTGCTCCGAACGCAGCGGCTACCGCGGCAGTCTCCCACCCGGTCAAGCAGGGCCTGGTACAAACCCTTGGCGTGTACTTCGACACCTTGGTGGTGTGTACCATCACCGCCTTTATCATCTTGCTGGGGCCGGAGATTGCCTACGGCGCTGAAGCAGAAGGCGTCTCCTTGACCCAGGCGGCTTTGTCTTCTGAGGTGGGCGAGTGGGGAATCCACTTCGTCAGCTTCATCCTCTTTTTCCTGGCTTTCTCCTCCATCCTGGGCAATTATTACTTGGCGGAATCCAACCTGGAGTACCTCACCCAAAGCAAGCTTGCGCTGATAATTTTCCGCCTTGTCGTGCTCTTCTTCGTCTGGTTCGGCGCAGTGGGCTCTCTGCCGCTGGTCTTTGCCTTGGCCGATACCGGTGCGGCAACCATGGTGATCCTCAATATCATCGCCATCGTGCCACTATCCGGTGTGGCGATTAAGCTGCTCAAGAATTACAACGAGCAGCGCAGCCACGGCATTGACCCGGTATTCCACCGCGATATGATGCCGGAGCTGAAGGGCGTAGAGTGCTGGGACGGATCGGATCCTGTCACTCGCCGCAGCGAGGAGGATCGCCGCGTGTTGCGCGATAAGGGACACCACGACCGCTATTAG
- the mutM gene encoding bifunctional DNA-formamidopyrimidine glycosylase/DNA-(apurinic or apyrimidinic site) lyase has product MPELPEVESVRRGLEPHVVGRTFESVRVLHPRANRGQDAPLPGLLKGKEIAAVARRGKFMWLEFVGEDSMDPHRDVLFIHLGMSGQVRIGTTDSPHLRISAQLSGGVELSFVDQRTFGYWLYAPWAKISHIGIDPLEPDFDIVATARRLRAKKTAVKTALLDQTLASGIGNIYADESLWAAQIPPRKRASTLRQMDAVALLEAAQEVMTAALKVGGTSFDSLYVNVNGESGYFSRSLAAYGRAGQPCRRCGTPLERCVISGRSTHFCPHCQ; this is encoded by the coding sequence ATGCCGGAACTGCCGGAAGTCGAGTCCGTCCGCCGGGGTCTGGAGCCCCACGTGGTGGGGCGGACTTTTGAGTCTGTGCGCGTCCTGCACCCGCGTGCCAACCGTGGCCAAGATGCGCCACTTCCCGGTCTCCTAAAAGGCAAAGAGATCGCCGCTGTGGCTCGGCGGGGAAAGTTCATGTGGCTGGAATTTGTGGGCGAAGATTCCATGGATCCCCACCGCGACGTGCTCTTCATACACTTAGGCATGTCGGGCCAGGTTCGAATCGGCACGACCGATTCGCCGCATTTGCGCATTAGCGCTCAGCTAAGCGGTGGGGTAGAGCTTAGCTTTGTAGACCAGCGCACCTTTGGCTATTGGCTCTATGCACCGTGGGCGAAGATCTCGCACATTGGCATTGACCCGTTGGAACCAGATTTCGACATTGTGGCAACCGCCCGGCGCCTGCGGGCAAAGAAGACTGCAGTAAAGACTGCACTGTTGGATCAAACCTTGGCTTCTGGAATCGGCAATATCTATGCCGATGAATCCCTGTGGGCGGCACAGATTCCGCCCCGCAAAAGGGCATCGACGTTGCGCCAAATGGATGCCGTAGCCCTGCTCGAAGCGGCTCAAGAGGTCATGACCGCCGCCCTAAAAGTGGGTGGCACGAGCTTCGATTCCTTGTACGTCAACGTGAATGGTGAATCGGGATACTTCTCGCGGTCCCTGGCCGCGTATGGGCGGGCTGGCCAGCCCTGTCGGCGGTGTGGAACGCCCTTGGAGCGCTGCGTAATTTCAGGACGATCCACCCATTTCTGCCCCCATTGTCAATAA
- the rnc gene encoding ribonuclease III gives MSRKKKLTGEEALAAEFAAVDHSPLLESLGVDLQPEHLRLALTHRSFANENGHLPNNERLEFLGDAVLGLSVASQLYITYPSRPESDISKMRASIVSRYGLSDIAREINLGPHILLGKGEQSTGGRDKDSILADTTEAIFGAIYREHGFETAREVILRLFAEKIDNATVSGRHLDWKTTLQELCAELKAPMPVYSATSTGPEHDQTFNAVATVAGLTVGNGVGHNKKLAEQQAAQEACQTLRETPLLVQGTAHKEG, from the coding sequence ATGAGCCGCAAAAAGAAGCTAACCGGGGAAGAGGCACTGGCAGCCGAATTTGCTGCAGTAGACCACAGCCCACTGTTGGAATCGCTCGGCGTGGACTTGCAGCCAGAACACCTGCGTTTGGCGCTTACTCACCGCTCGTTTGCCAATGAGAATGGGCATTTGCCTAATAACGAGCGCTTGGAGTTTCTGGGCGATGCGGTGCTGGGCCTGTCGGTGGCCTCCCAGCTCTACATCACTTATCCTTCTCGTCCGGAATCGGATATTTCCAAGATGCGTGCCTCGATCGTCTCGCGCTATGGCCTATCGGATATCGCTCGTGAGATAAACCTCGGCCCGCACATTTTGCTGGGCAAGGGCGAGCAGTCCACTGGTGGACGCGATAAGGATTCCATCCTTGCCGATACCACCGAGGCAATCTTTGGCGCCATCTACCGCGAGCATGGATTCGAAACCGCGCGAGAAGTCATCCTGCGCCTATTTGCAGAAAAGATCGACAATGCGACCGTGAGTGGTCGCCACCTGGATTGGAAGACCACCTTGCAGGAGCTGTGCGCCGAGCTTAAGGCACCGATGCCGGTCTATTCGGCTACCTCCACTGGCCCAGAACATGATCAGACCTTTAACGCGGTAGCTACCGTCGCTGGTCTGACCGTGGGCAATGGAGTGGGCCACAATAAAAAGCTGGCCGAGCAGCAAGCAGCTCAGGAGGCCTGCCAGACTTTGCGCGAGACTCCTCTCTTGGTGCAGGGCACTGCGCATAAAGAAGGCTAA